Proteins encoded within one genomic window of Bacillus sp. F19:
- a CDS encoding YbaN family protein encodes MITIKKLKSILFLLLGFISLVIGVTGTVLPVLPGGPFYLFAAFCFAKSSKSIENWFKSTSLYEKYVEAFLQKKGMTRKEKIRINLVADFFIVISVFYVDILLVKILLVVLALYKHYYFVKKIKTIDRNSTKQRAT; translated from the coding sequence GTGATTACAATTAAAAAATTAAAAAGTATCCTATTTTTGCTTCTTGGATTCATATCTCTTGTGATTGGTGTTACAGGGACTGTGTTACCTGTTCTGCCGGGCGGTCCGTTTTACTTATTCGCTGCTTTTTGCTTTGCGAAAAGTTCCAAGTCGATTGAAAACTGGTTCAAAAGCACCTCATTATATGAAAAATACGTTGAAGCATTCCTACAAAAAAAAGGTATGACTCGAAAAGAGAAAATCAGAATCAATTTAGTTGCCGATTTCTTTATCGTAATTTCTGTATTTTATGTGGACATCCTTTTAGTGAAAATCCTGTTAGTAGTGCTCGCCCTCTACAAACATTATTATTTCGTTAAAAAAATTAAGACAATTGACCGAAACAGTACGAAACAAAGAGCTACTTGA
- a CDS encoding DUF3892 domain-containing protein has translation MDKKDFQKIYNEYLQQGEDQAQLEVVEEVDSGVEQIVAVRKNDEDDIIAFKTSSGRELDYITALDEAKSGKLAHVDVFHKYGRDIIRSEPDGIKENNLDNLPFF, from the coding sequence ATGGATAAAAAAGACTTTCAAAAAATTTATAATGAATACTTACAACAAGGGGAAGACCAAGCTCAATTGGAAGTAGTTGAGGAAGTCGATTCAGGAGTAGAACAAATTGTTGCAGTTCGTAAAAATGATGAGGATGATATTATTGCTTTTAAAACAAGTAGTGGAAGAGAATTAGATTATATTACTGCTCTTGATGAAGCAAAATCAGGGAAGTTAGCTCATGTGGACGTATTTCATAAGTATGGCAGGGATATTATACGTAGTGAACCCGATGGTATTAAAGAAAATAACTTAGATAACTTACCTTTTTTTTAA
- a CDS encoding UPF0489 family protein, with the protein MKKVRDMERTWKIKYPKRNIYIMRDHNWAFSAWEISRLNNEIKPGARLLHVDFHDDYCDSHEKVMEVKSKQDALKTGEKLHIFEFIIAAEETGTIEDVYMIGDYDRPAGNVIHSYTYNQFETEHRMKFFRPECQSFILDLDLDFFNLHAYQNIENNFDSNPYLYSDEYI; encoded by the coding sequence ATGAAGAAAGTTAGGGATATGGAACGAACCTGGAAGATTAAGTATCCAAAACGTAACATTTACATCATGCGAGATCATAACTGGGCGTTCTCTGCTTGGGAAATTAGTAGACTGAACAATGAAATAAAACCTGGTGCCAGACTGTTGCACGTTGATTTCCATGATGATTATTGTGATTCTCATGAAAAAGTAATGGAAGTTAAATCAAAACAAGATGCTCTTAAAACCGGTGAAAAATTACATATTTTTGAATTCATTATAGCAGCTGAAGAAACCGGAACCATAGAAGACGTATATATGATAGGTGACTATGACAGGCCAGCCGGTAACGTTATTCATTCTTATACTTATAATCAGTTTGAAACCGAGCATCGAATGAAGTTTTTTCGACCGGAGTGTCAGAGCTTTATTTTAGACTTGGACTTGGATTTTTTTAACTTACATGCCTATCAAAACATAGAGAATAACTTTGATAGTAATCCTTATCTTTATAGCGATGAATATATATAA
- a CDS encoding GNAT family N-acetyltransferase — translation MIIREIKKEDNAKVKEIIQDSLKSLGLAIPGTAYFDPQLNDLHQYYTNLKHANYWVVEMEGEVVGGIGIAPFNEQDKVCELQKLYLSSKTQGLGFAKKLMETALSFASKHYTKCYLETQHELKTACILYEKFEFTLLHEPLLGSDHSAMNAWYIKDLN, via the coding sequence ATGATTATTCGAGAAATTAAAAAAGAAGACAATGCAAAAGTAAAAGAAATAATACAAGATTCACTAAAATCACTTGGCTTAGCGATTCCTGGAACAGCTTATTTTGATCCTCAACTTAACGACCTTCACCAATATTATACTAATTTAAAACATGCGAACTATTGGGTAGTAGAAATGGAGGGAGAAGTTGTTGGCGGAATTGGTATAGCGCCGTTTAACGAACAAGACAAAGTTTGCGAATTGCAAAAGCTATACTTAAGTTCAAAAACACAAGGTTTAGGGTTTGCAAAGAAGCTAATGGAAACAGCTTTGTCATTTGCCTCTAAACATTATACAAAGTGCTACTTAGAAACACAGCATGAATTAAAAACTGCATGTATATTATATGAAAAATTTGAATTTACACTTTTACATGAACCACTATTAGGTTCTGACCATTCTGCTATGAATGCGTGGTATATAAAAGATTTGAATTAA
- a CDS encoding MarR family transcriptional regulator produces MNKEIIYDIRQFNRFYTKVLGLFNNQILDTDYSLTEARILFEISERTECIANNLVQELNIDRSYMSRILRKLEREELIEKKSSTIDNRKNFLFLTKKGEELLDKINIQSDEQINQLFNGLTDSEINEIRISMMVIKGKLEKNKF; encoded by the coding sequence ATGAATAAAGAAATCATTTATGATATCAGACAATTCAATCGATTTTATACAAAGGTACTTGGTTTATTTAATAACCAAATTCTAGATACAGATTATTCATTAACCGAAGCACGAATACTATTTGAAATTAGCGAGAGAACTGAGTGTATTGCGAATAATCTAGTTCAAGAACTTAATATTGATAGAAGCTATATGAGCAGAATTTTACGTAAATTAGAGAGGGAAGAATTAATAGAGAAAAAAAGCTCAACAATAGACAATAGAAAAAACTTTCTCTTTTTGACAAAAAAAGGAGAGGAACTGCTGGATAAAATTAATATTCAGTCAGATGAACAAATAAATCAGTTGTTTAATGGACTAACTGATAGTGAAATTAATGAAATTCGTATTTCGATGATGGTGATAAAAGGAAAATTGGAGAAAAATAAATTTTGA
- a CDS encoding cysteine hydrolase, whose product MGNKVLVVIDVQTEVVEHGYKRDETIDNINRLIHCAREQQIPIIYIQHEEQEGPMIKGEPGWQFHARLEKPLHQEVTIHKTVPNSFTNTSLRQTLDKLDATHLYICGAQTEFCVDSTCRGAFDLGYNVTLITDAHTTNDADHLSASSIIEHVHGTLKYFWSPNGAITLKKSSDLDWMKNEVNLK is encoded by the coding sequence TTGGGAAATAAAGTATTAGTTGTCATTGATGTGCAAACAGAAGTCGTGGAACATGGGTATAAACGTGATGAGACCATTGATAACATTAACCGATTAATTCATTGTGCAAGAGAGCAACAGATACCGATAATCTATATTCAACACGAAGAACAAGAAGGTCCCATGATTAAGGGCGAACCTGGATGGCAGTTTCACGCACGACTTGAGAAACCCCTCCATCAAGAGGTGACCATCCATAAAACTGTACCGAATTCATTTACAAACACATCTTTAAGACAAACACTCGACAAGCTGGACGCAACACATCTCTATATTTGTGGTGCACAGACAGAATTCTGTGTTGATTCCACATGTCGAGGAGCCTTTGATTTAGGTTATAATGTTACCCTTATCACAGATGCTCACACCACGAATGATGCAGATCATCTATCAGCTTCCAGCATTATCGAACATGTTCATGGAACGTTAAAGTATTTTTGGAGTCCAAATGGAGCGATAACTTTGAAAAAATCATCAGATTTAGACTGGATGAAAAATGAAGTAAACCTCAAATAA
- a CDS encoding lipase family protein, translated as MAENLVKGVKEKYPDANISLTGHSLGGALASYVAAMCNVQAVTFNSPSVVGLLPKDMQQEVKEGKYDNQIVNYVNPRDSISAGAFKEYERHIGSTYYIGTLFEYENAEINPFSRFLKSISEENYHALDHYTFDEYGNINNAVITNVVTGKMSWQSPRFFSNSVASIEVTPRELEDTAERLDAYINRIEDLCNDIKRTANRLDNVKKSEYVVDEVIQSAQQFNVWFSQKTLEIKHNLKSSALAYIEADKLHD; from the coding sequence CTGGCTGAGAATCTAGTTAAAGGTGTAAAGGAAAAATACCCCGATGCGAATATCTCTTTAACCGGCCATTCATTAGGAGGAGCCCTCGCTTCTTACGTAGCTGCAATGTGTAACGTACAAGCAGTCACCTTTAATTCGCCAAGCGTTGTTGGTTTACTTCCTAAGGATATGCAGCAAGAAGTAAAAGAGGGTAAATATGATAATCAAATAGTGAATTACGTCAATCCTAGAGATTCCATTAGTGCGGGTGCATTCAAAGAATATGAAAGACACATTGGATCCACATATTATATAGGAACTTTATTTGAATATGAAAATGCAGAGATTAATCCATTCTCCAGGTTTTTAAAATCCATTTCCGAGGAGAATTATCATGCACTGGATCATTACACATTTGACGAGTACGGAAACATAAATAATGCTGTTATTACAAATGTAGTAACCGGTAAGATGAGTTGGCAATCTCCGAGATTTTTCTCTAATTCTGTTGCAAGCATAGAAGTAACTCCAAGAGAACTTGAGGATACTGCAGAACGATTGGATGCTTATATAAACCGGATTGAAGATTTGTGCAATGATATAAAAAGAACTGCAAATAGGCTGGATAATGTTAAAAAATCAGAATATGTTGTTGATGAAGTCATTCAATCAGCTCAACAATTTAATGTTTGGTTCTCACAAAAAACTTTAGAGATTAAACATAATCTTAAATCTTCTGCACTTGCATATATAGAGGCGGATAAATTACATGATTAA
- a CDS encoding IS3 family transposase (programmed frameshift), whose translation MTKRERRTFTQEFKEQIVQLYLTGKPRKEIIREYDLTPSSLDKWISQQRNSGSFKEKDNLTPDQVKLAEVMKRNKQLEMENDIFKASRADHGTKVNVIRNNTHKYSVSAMCNVLEIPRSTYYYEEKIHPQTDEVTLKVIEIFHASRQNYGTRKIKVELQKCGYQVSRRRIGRVMKEQGLVSTYTIAQFKPHASTCNESKQKNELNREFRQKAAYNVVVSDLTYVRVEKKWHYICVFVDLYNREIIGYSAGPQKDAQLVYRAISSIEIDLSKIKLFHTDRGSEFKNKLIDEALATFKIKRSLSMKGCPYDNAVAEATFKIIKTEFVKKRHFESLSDLNRKLFDYVNWFNGTRIHGTLGYLSPREYKNLHLKKTV comes from the exons ATGACTAAACGAGAGCGCCGAACATTCACACAAGAATTTAAAGAACAAATCGTACAACTATACCTAACTGGAAAGCCACGTAAAGAAATTATAAGAGAGTACGATTTGACGCCTTCCTCGCTGGATAAATGGATCAGTCAACAACGCAACTCAGGTTCGTTTAAAGAAAAAGATAATTTAACGCCTGATCAAGTGAAATTAGCTGAGGTAATGAAGAGAAATAAACAGCTAGAAATGGAGAATGATATTT TTAAAGCAAGCCGCGCTGATCATGGGACGAAAGTAAATGTGATTCGAAACAACACCCACAAATACTCGGTATCAGCAATGTGTAACGTCCTCGAGATTCCAAGAAGCACGTATTATTACGAAGAAAAAATTCACCCTCAAACAGATGAGGTAACCCTCAAGGTGATTGAAATCTTTCATGCCAGCCGCCAAAACTATGGGACGCGGAAAATTAAAGTGGAACTCCAGAAATGTGGATACCAGGTTTCAAGAAGACGGATTGGCAGAGTGATGAAAGAGCAAGGTCTAGTGTCCACTTATACCATTGCCCAGTTCAAGCCCCATGCATCAACGTGTAACGAATCGAAACAAAAGAATGAGCTTAACCGTGAGTTCAGACAAAAAGCAGCTTACAACGTGGTTGTCAGTGATTTAACGTATGTGAGAGTCGAGAAAAAATGGCATTACATATGTGTATTTGTTGATCTTTACAATCGGGAAATTATCGGGTACAGTGCTGGTCCGCAGAAGGACGCACAGCTTGTGTACCGAGCCATTTCTTCAATTGAAATTGATCTAAGCAAGATCAAGCTATTTCACACGGATCGAGGAAGTGAATTCAAGAATAAATTGATTGACGAAGCCCTAGCAACATTTAAAATCAAGCGTTCTTTGAGTATGAAAGGCTGTCCATATGATAATGCGGTGGCGGAGGCAACATTTAAAATTATCAAGACAGAGTTTGTGAAAAAACGCCACTTCGAATCATTATCCGACTTAAATAGAAAACTATTTGATTATGTGAACTGGTTTAATGGAACAAGAATACATGGTACATTGGGTTATTTAAGTCCAAGAGAATACAAAAATTTACACCTTAAAAAAACTGTCTAG
- a CDS encoding signal peptidase I — protein MKRRTTKWFSKFFIVIFVLLIVYIGVTVYQSSKTPGSLPSFFGYTPLTVLSNSMQPHLQSGDLVLIKRVEFKDIEVNDVITFKESDTKFITHRVIDEKEQNGQAGFVTKGDNNNVEDSMIVMKDHLVGKQVASIPKLGYVSDFASGPIGFLLFITIPLTGYICLTVFERLSRQEKQHKNEEIVSK, from the coding sequence TTGAAAAGAAGAACAACAAAATGGTTTTCGAAATTTTTTATCGTTATTTTTGTTCTATTAATCGTCTATATCGGTGTTACGGTATACCAATCTAGTAAAACTCCTGGAAGCTTACCGAGTTTTTTTGGATATACACCGTTAACCGTTCTCTCTAATAGTATGCAGCCCCATCTTCAATCAGGAGATCTCGTATTGATTAAAAGAGTAGAATTTAAAGATATAGAAGTGAATGATGTTATTACCTTTAAAGAATCGGATACAAAATTTATTACACATAGAGTAATTGATGAAAAAGAACAAAATGGACAAGCAGGTTTTGTAACAAAAGGTGACAACAACAATGTTGAGGACTCGATGATCGTCATGAAAGATCATCTAGTTGGAAAACAAGTTGCATCAATCCCGAAACTTGGGTATGTTTCTGACTTTGCAAGCGGACCAATAGGATTTCTATTATTTATTACTATTCCGCTTACAGGCTACATCTGTCTAACGGTTTTTGAACGTCTCTCCCGCCAAGAAAAGCAGCATAAGAATGAAGAGATTGTATCTAAATAA
- a CDS encoding peptidoglycan-binding protein — protein MTTYFGPITKSAVVRFQKANSLKAA, from the coding sequence ATAACAACATATTTTGGTCCTATAACAAAAAGCGCTGTAGTTAGGTTCCAAAAAGCTAATAGTTTAAAAGCAGCATAG
- a CDS encoding sensor histidine kinase produces MFKVYKNIMEKIERQFYGSIRTKMVLFFIMVALIPLFLFGYLSYQKSSSIVNKQFNEYENFAVSQLEKQIENTIDQMYVVSNDINHYLSDPTLIVIKEELPRTYAGFIEKKNFERFLEAHKTFNTKGIYLITSSGYYYGGDHLNTQKLFQKPFWKEAGTLKQGERWVGFYKADHYDDNNPPQQTIGLVLPIQSQYGILKGSKLLIETNAEELFSYIEFLERDVHSFVTIHDNRHKVIYQTENKMKSLPNDIVRVTTIDAYDWEIEVRVPEKLFYQSSKVIFNYTILAIFFSILLASILAMVFSAQIAKRIRRLKDSMERVSAGHLQTQVAVKEYDEIGKLTISFNQMVQQIKELIDEISETERLKRKAELRAFHYQINPHLLFNTLNSIQWKARLSNANEVQQMIYHLTEVLHENLNFLDELIPLKKELDTIQHFLKVQEIRYGHTFDYEEMVRPECSEYLVPRLSLQPLFENIFFHAFDDGRGKIQLTVEDKSDFILLTLIDNGKGMNEENALNLLKAQLPNEKARGIGVNNVDQRLKLHFGNEYGLTIESKQGIGTTLKMRWPKRRQTNDQSHSD; encoded by the coding sequence ATGTTCAAAGTTTATAAGAATATAATGGAAAAAATTGAACGTCAATTTTATGGGAGCATTCGTACTAAGATGGTGCTGTTTTTTATTATGGTGGCACTGATACCGCTCTTTTTGTTCGGTTATCTCTCCTATCAAAAATCCTCATCCATTGTGAATAAGCAATTTAATGAATATGAGAATTTTGCTGTTTCCCAGTTAGAGAAGCAGATTGAAAATACGATTGACCAGATGTATGTTGTTTCAAACGACATCAACCACTATTTATCCGACCCTACTTTAATTGTCATTAAAGAGGAGCTCCCGCGGACGTATGCAGGATTCATCGAGAAAAAGAACTTTGAAAGATTCCTTGAAGCCCATAAAACGTTTAATACAAAAGGAATCTATCTTATAACCAGCTCAGGCTATTATTACGGTGGAGACCATCTGAATACTCAAAAGCTATTTCAAAAGCCCTTTTGGAAAGAAGCAGGCACATTAAAACAAGGAGAGCGCTGGGTCGGATTCTACAAAGCGGATCATTATGATGACAACAATCCGCCTCAACAAACTATTGGCCTCGTTTTGCCGATTCAGAGCCAATATGGAATATTAAAGGGAAGCAAGCTGTTAATTGAGACCAATGCGGAAGAGCTATTTTCATATATTGAATTTTTGGAAAGAGATGTCCATTCCTTTGTGACAATACATGATAATAGGCATAAGGTTATTTATCAAACAGAGAACAAAATGAAATCGCTACCAAACGATATTGTCAGGGTCACCACAATTGATGCCTATGACTGGGAAATTGAGGTCCGTGTCCCTGAAAAACTATTTTATCAGTCTTCGAAAGTCATTTTTAATTATACTATACTAGCCATTTTCTTCTCGATTTTACTTGCTAGTATACTTGCTATGGTCTTTTCTGCTCAAATAGCAAAGAGAATTAGAAGACTTAAAGATTCGATGGAACGAGTTAGTGCCGGCCATTTGCAAACACAGGTAGCTGTAAAAGAATATGACGAAATTGGGAAACTGACGATCAGCTTTAATCAGATGGTCCAACAAATAAAGGAATTAATCGATGAAATTAGTGAAACGGAAAGATTAAAAAGGAAAGCAGAGTTAAGGGCGTTTCATTATCAAATAAACCCCCATTTATTGTTTAATACATTGAATTCCATACAATGGAAGGCAAGGCTTTCTAACGCGAATGAAGTACAGCAGATGATCTACCATCTTACAGAGGTCCTGCATGAAAATCTTAATTTTTTGGATGAATTGATTCCGTTGAAAAAGGAGCTGGATACCATCCAGCATTTTTTGAAGGTACAGGAAATCCGTTATGGTCATACGTTTGATTATGAGGAGATGGTCAGACCGGAATGCTCAGAGTATTTAGTGCCAAGATTGTCCCTCCAGCCTTTATTTGAAAATATCTTTTTTCATGCATTTGATGATGGAAGGGGAAAGATCCAATTAACAGTTGAGGACAAATCTGATTTCATTCTGTTAACATTGATTGATAATGGAAAAGGGATGAATGAAGAAAATGCACTTAATCTACTGAAAGCTCAATTACCAAATGAAAAAGCACGAGGAATTGGCGTGAACAATGTTGATCAACGGTTGAAGCTTCATTTTGGGAATGAATATGGTCTTACGATTGAATCCAAGCAAGGAATAGGAACAACCCTCAAAATGCGCTGGCCGAAAAGGAGGCAGACAAATGATCAAAGTCATAGTGATTGA
- a CDS encoding response regulator, whose protein sequence is MIKVIVIDDEYIVRKGLMATINWQKFNMEVVADAANGKKGWEQFLEHSPDVVITDIVMPELNGIELARKIKQAAPSTKILLLSCHRDFEYAQEGLNLGASGYILKTAFQDHEFEEYLKRFTEEIEKSETKKQASADSSTLTKVFYEWLCGFENSFSDLLKEKCQSEWEWIEKPFFIYHLNRLNNGDISVEKQIETLFPDITEKIICGQDQCFMFISEPYGPHFEQKLMIAKKNIPSLQWNVSGPNKGVEEWMNGVKFLYNQLKIEQQFKVSLKEWPDPIRKAVYLITKYLSESFSSVEIAHKVGLSRSHFSTLFKKSVGESFYTFSEKLKLSAACELLEMTSLTLQEIGEKIGIQDGKYFSKWFKKCMGQTPSEYRQTKRRKSPDNVTPASYI, encoded by the coding sequence ATGATCAAAGTCATAGTGATTGATGATGAATATATCGTACGAAAAGGGTTAATGGCAACAATAAATTGGCAGAAATTTAATATGGAAGTGGTTGCGGATGCTGCAAACGGCAAGAAAGGCTGGGAACAGTTTCTTGAACACTCCCCAGATGTGGTGATTACTGATATTGTCATGCCAGAACTGAATGGAATTGAACTGGCTCGAAAAATAAAACAAGCTGCCCCAAGTACCAAAATATTGCTGTTAAGCTGTCACCGTGATTTTGAATATGCACAGGAAGGCTTAAATCTTGGAGCTTCTGGCTATATTTTAAAAACGGCATTTCAGGATCATGAATTTGAAGAATATCTCAAGCGGTTTACAGAGGAAATTGAAAAATCAGAAACAAAAAAACAGGCTTCTGCAGATTCTTCTACACTTACAAAAGTGTTTTATGAATGGCTGTGCGGTTTTGAAAACTCGTTTTCCGACTTGTTAAAGGAAAAGTGCCAATCGGAATGGGAGTGGATTGAGAAGCCATTTTTTATCTACCATCTAAATCGCCTAAACAATGGGGATATTTCAGTAGAAAAACAAATTGAAACCTTGTTTCCGGACATAACGGAGAAAATCATCTGCGGCCAGGATCAATGTTTTATGTTTATTTCCGAGCCGTACGGGCCCCATTTTGAGCAAAAACTAATGATAGCCAAAAAAAATATCCCGTCACTCCAGTGGAATGTGAGCGGCCCGAATAAAGGTGTCGAGGAGTGGATGAATGGTGTTAAATTTTTGTACAACCAGTTAAAAATCGAACAACAATTTAAGGTTTCCCTAAAGGAATGGCCTGATCCGATTCGAAAGGCAGTGTATCTGATCACGAAATACCTGTCAGAATCTTTTTCATCGGTTGAAATAGCTCATAAAGTGGGACTAAGCAGGAGCCATTTTAGTACACTTTTTAAAAAATCAGTTGGTGAAAGTTTTTACACATTTTCGGAAAAATTAAAACTCAGTGCTGCTTGCGAACTGCTTGAAATGACTTCCCTCACTTTGCAGGAAATAGGTGAGAAGATCGGGATACAGGACGGCAAATATTTCAGTAAGTGGTTTAAAAAATGTATGGGACAGACTCCTTCTGAATATCGCCAAACAAAAAGGAGAAAAAGCCCGGACAATGTTACACCTGCTTCGTATATTTGA
- a CDS encoding sugar ABC transporter substrate-binding protein produces the protein MKKISITALILLLVSIFSLAACSNSSSGENASESKSEETEGKGNTTLRFATWDSGEELKIQQEIAKRFEEKNPGVKVQVEAYGDGFDQKLAASFGAKNPPDVMYMWNFPAYYESLEPLDEYIEGDAVMDMDDFYQGLFNYSSMNGKVYGMPAGFTTRVVYYNKDLFDAANIPYPKDGWTWGEFKKIAQKLSDPSKKQYGFGVVPEPDTYDLQGLVWSNGGRFISEDGQKIKGYMNSPETIESIQLLSDLIKDKSAVLVGGQNQQSGDDIFKAGKIAMWESGIWPLEGFKEAGINVGTVEVPSFGDKPAKGVIASSAISVAKDSKNKDLAYEFVKFYSSAEAIKMRTADLPVRISVVKEMNMEQDPLLSPFYKMLERSDDTPAFLLNSNWNEINRNLSAAVNAIMLGQDAEKLLDKAGQDSEKYIK, from the coding sequence ATGAAGAAAATCAGCATTACAGCATTAATTTTATTATTGGTTAGTATATTCTCCTTGGCAGCTTGTTCGAACAGCAGTTCAGGTGAAAATGCTTCGGAAAGCAAGAGTGAAGAGACAGAAGGGAAAGGGAATACAACTCTTCGCTTTGCTACATGGGACTCCGGGGAGGAACTGAAAATCCAACAAGAGATTGCAAAAAGGTTTGAAGAAAAGAATCCTGGAGTAAAGGTTCAGGTTGAAGCTTACGGTGATGGTTTTGACCAGAAGTTGGCAGCATCATTCGGGGCAAAAAATCCTCCTGATGTGATGTATATGTGGAATTTTCCTGCGTATTACGAATCCCTTGAGCCTTTGGATGAGTACATCGAAGGTGACGCGGTTATGGACATGGACGATTTTTACCAAGGGTTATTTAATTATTCAAGCATGAATGGCAAAGTTTACGGAATGCCTGCTGGATTTACAACTAGGGTTGTGTATTATAACAAGGATTTATTTGATGCAGCAAACATCCCTTATCCTAAGGATGGCTGGACATGGGGTGAATTCAAAAAAATAGCCCAAAAATTATCAGATCCGAGCAAGAAACAATATGGCTTTGGGGTAGTGCCGGAGCCAGATACGTATGATCTCCAAGGGTTGGTCTGGAGCAATGGCGGCAGGTTCATCAGTGAAGATGGCCAAAAAATTAAGGGGTATATGAACAGCCCTGAAACAATCGAATCAATTCAACTATTAAGTGATCTTATTAAGGATAAAAGCGCTGTTCTAGTTGGCGGACAAAACCAGCAAAGCGGCGATGATATTTTCAAGGCAGGAAAAATTGCAATGTGGGAAAGCGGTATTTGGCCTTTAGAAGGTTTTAAAGAAGCTGGAATAAATGTTGGAACGGTTGAGGTTCCGTCCTTTGGCGACAAACCGGCTAAAGGTGTTATCGCTTCATCTGCCATTTCTGTAGCGAAGGATTCTAAAAATAAGGATCTTGCCTATGAATTTGTGAAATTTTATTCATCAGCGGAAGCGATTAAAATGCGTACAGCTGATTTACCAGTAAGGATCAGTGTTGTAAAAGAAATGAATATGGAGCAGGACCCATTATTAAGTCCGTTTTATAAAATGCTGGAACGCTCTGACGATACACCTGCATTTCTTTTAAACAGCAATTGGAATGAAATTAACCGTAATCTTTCCGCGGCAGTGAATGCAATCATGCTGGGACAAGATGCGGAAAAACTTCTAGATAAAGCCGGTCAGGACTCAGAGAAATACATCAAGTAA
- a CDS encoding sugar ABC transporter permease: protein MKWDSIVPFLFISPWIIGFLAFTLGPLLFSLFISFFDWPVVGEATFVGLDNYKTMFTEDPLFWKSLWVTVKFAALFVPLNIITALVLAILLNQNVKGHSFFRTFFYLPSVISGVALAMIWAWVYNGEYGILNYVLSLIGVQGPDWLNDTSWALLAMVIASLWGQGTMMLIFLAGLKGIPKELYEASSIDGAKKLHQFFKITLPLLTPTILFNLITTIITAFQQLTLALLLTGGGPLNSTYFYAMYVYENAFKYFKMGYSSANAWFMFLIVLGLSMLVFKSSAAWVYYEGEVKNK from the coding sequence ATAAAGTGGGACAGTATTGTCCCCTTTCTTTTTATCTCCCCATGGATCATCGGATTTCTAGCATTCACGCTTGGTCCCTTATTATTTTCTCTTTTTATTAGCTTTTTTGACTGGCCAGTTGTCGGTGAGGCGACATTCGTCGGCCTTGATAACTATAAGACTATGTTTACAGAAGACCCGCTGTTCTGGAAATCACTATGGGTAACAGTAAAATTTGCTGCGCTTTTCGTCCCGTTAAATATCATTACAGCTCTGGTTTTGGCCATTTTACTGAATCAGAATGTCAAAGGGCATTCTTTTTTCCGAACCTTTTTCTACCTTCCATCAGTTATTTCCGGTGTCGCACTTGCGATGATTTGGGCTTGGGTCTACAACGGTGAATACGGGATTCTAAATTACGTTCTTTCCTTGATTGGAGTCCAGGGGCCCGACTGGCTGAATGATACGAGCTGGGCGCTATTAGCGATGGTCATTGCAAGCTTGTGGGGGCAAGGAACGATGATGCTGATCTTCCTAGCCGGTTTAAAAGGAATTCCGAAAGAGCTTTATGAGGCGTCATCGATCGATGGAGCCAAGAAGCTGCACCAGTTTTTTAAAATCACATTGCCATTGCTGACGCCTACCATTCTGTTTAATTTAATCACAACGATTATCACCGCCTTCCAGCAATTGACTTTAGCTCTGCTTTTAACTGGAGGAGGACCGCTTAATTCAACGTACTTCTATGCGATGTATGTGTACGAGAATGCTTTTAAATACTTTAAAATGGGCTATTCTTCTGCGAATGCGTGGTTTATGTTTTTAATTGTTTTGGGTCTGAGCATGCTTGTGTTTAAATCCTCGGCAGCATGGGTGTACTACGAAGGAGAAGTGAAGAATAAATAG